One genomic window of Polyangium aurulentum includes the following:
- a CDS encoding MoaD/ThiS family protein produces MSIKIRIPTPLRTLTGGNDEVEATGSTVSDVIEDLERRHPGIRERLLDEKGVRRFINIFVGDEDIRFLDGLRTELKGGEQLSIVPAIAGGRR; encoded by the coding sequence ATGTCGATCAAGATCAGAATCCCCACCCCCCTGCGCACGCTCACCGGAGGCAACGACGAGGTCGAGGCCACGGGCTCGACCGTGAGCGACGTGATCGAGGATCTCGAGCGCCGCCACCCGGGCATCCGCGAGCGGCTGCTCGACGAGAAGGGCGTGCGCCGCTTCATCAACATCTTCGTGGGCGACGAGGACATCCGCTTCCTCGACGGCCTGAGGACCGAGCTGAAGGGCGGCGAGCAGCTCTCGATCGTGCCCGCCATCGCCGGCGGCCGGAGGTAG
- a CDS encoding HesA/MoeB/ThiF family protein, translating into MNRAVDVLLVGAGGIGHPAALGLAAAGTGSLLIVDDDQVELSNLHRQILFRDEDVGRSKPEALAGALSSRFPALAVTVLPGRILPDTALDRVSRARVVVDATDNFASRFLIADACRIAGVPVVHAAAVKWRATVIAVPAEGRPCYRCLFEDIPREDAPDCATAGVAGPVCGVAGALAADRAMRILAGDASAFGSIVTYDGRGDRLREVRVAARPGCPLCGEGRTITTITPDRYEAYDCS; encoded by the coding sequence GTGAACCGCGCGGTGGACGTCCTCCTCGTCGGCGCGGGCGGGATCGGACACCCCGCCGCGCTCGGCCTCGCTGCGGCGGGAACCGGGAGCCTCTTGATCGTCGACGACGATCAGGTCGAGCTGTCGAACCTGCACCGGCAGATCCTCTTTCGCGACGAGGACGTCGGCCGCTCCAAGCCCGAGGCGCTCGCGGGCGCGCTCTCGAGCCGCTTCCCAGCGCTCGCAGTGACGGTCCTGCCAGGCCGCATCCTGCCCGACACAGCGCTCGATCGCGTCTCGCGCGCCCGCGTCGTCGTCGACGCGACGGACAACTTCGCCTCGCGCTTTCTGATCGCGGACGCGTGCCGGATCGCGGGCGTGCCGGTCGTGCATGCGGCCGCCGTGAAGTGGCGCGCCACCGTGATCGCCGTCCCCGCCGAGGGCAGGCCCTGCTACCGCTGCCTCTTCGAGGACATCCCGCGCGAGGACGCGCCCGACTGCGCGACCGCGGGCGTCGCGGGGCCCGTCTGCGGCGTGGCCGGCGCGCTCGCCGCCGATCGCGCGATGCGGATCCTCGCGGGCGACGCGTCGGCGTTCGGCTCCATCGTCACCTACGACGGCAGGGGCGATCGGCTGCGCGAGGTGCGCGTCGCCGCGCGCCCCGGCTGCCCGCTCTGCGGGGAGGGACGGACCATCACGACCATCACGCCCGACCGATACGAGGCGTACGACTGCAGCTAG
- a CDS encoding chemotaxis protein CheB, translating to MSSRPPPEPPFLVAIGGSAGAVEVLLTLLPALPASFPGALVVVIHLRPQVRSLLPSIFAGHIALSVREADDKDPIEAGTVTFAGPDYHLLVEPGGSFSLCTTEPVHFSRPSIDVLFESAAHTYGRRLLGILLSGANEDGAAGLAAIARAGGRTWVQAPETAGARRMPESALACMSPDRVLSPSAMAEALRSLSELE from the coding sequence ATGTCCTCGCGCCCCCCGCCCGAGCCGCCTTTCCTGGTCGCCATCGGCGGCTCCGCGGGCGCGGTCGAGGTGCTCCTCACGCTCCTGCCCGCGTTGCCCGCGAGTTTTCCCGGCGCCCTCGTGGTCGTGATCCACCTGCGGCCGCAGGTCCGCAGCCTCTTGCCTTCGATCTTCGCCGGTCACATCGCGCTCTCCGTTCGCGAGGCCGACGACAAGGATCCGATCGAGGCCGGGACCGTGACGTTCGCGGGGCCCGACTACCACCTCCTGGTCGAGCCCGGTGGTTCGTTCTCGCTCTGCACGACCGAGCCCGTGCACTTTTCCCGGCCCTCCATCGATGTCCTGTTCGAGTCGGCCGCGCATACGTACGGCAGGCGGCTGCTCGGGATCTTGCTGAGCGGGGCGAACGAGGACGGCGCGGCGGGGCTCGCGGCGATCGCGCGCGCGGGCGGACGCACCTGGGTGCAAGCCCCCGAGACCGCCGGAGCGCGTCGCATGCCAGAGTCCGCGCTCGCGTGCATGAGCCCCGATCGCGTATTGTCCCCATCGGCGATGGCGGAAGCGCTACGCTCTCTCAGCGAACTGGAGTAG
- a CDS encoding response regulator: protein MSRIRRETSPLLYVAAAFITAIVVLIDALTPLGFAEWIFYVAPLVLCLFVWRPSIPLYAAAGLSVLMVLGYYLSPPGASIFIARVNRAFGGLVLWGLAIIVRQFILARLEVAKQEWLQVGLTKLGEQLRGEHSPGELGERTLRFFAEYMGAHVGAVYAGEGDTFQRLATWALPAEGDRTTSLRRGEGLAGQAAAEGKLVIVADVPEGHVKLSSTTGESRPRHLALAPVTTEGRVNGVIELGFTQRLGGTDREMFERLAEPIGTALRSALYRKRLEHLLEETKRQAEELQLQQAELEQTNAQLEEQAASLEAQKEELIVAQKTLEASSSAIAQANRYKSEFLANMSHELRTPLNSALILARLLAENKSGNLTPDQVRYAETIYGAGNDLLALINDVLDLSKIEAGKVEIHAQALPMDRLVEPLQRMFTPIAEQKKLGFRIEVDPSAPKVLTTDPQRLQQILKNLLSNALKFTEKGEVALLIGSEPGGRAVFAVKDTGIGIPQHQQQVIFEAFRQADGTTSRKYGGTGLGLSISRELASLLGGEISVQSEPDRGSTFRLSIPAGLDRGSRAAPRPAELPPLPRPRPPEPIAAPIAKPPKSVKPASPEPTRTTNGHPQGANGGRLILVIEDDPAFAQILHDLTRELDFECVLASSAEEGLELARTISPSAVLLDVGLPDGSGLGVLQRLKSDPATRPIPVHVISGADYAQTALTLGAVGYALKPVQREELVAAIRKLEDQFTREVRRVLVAEDDPRQRESIRALLGTQNVEIVDVATAQEALEKLSNGSFDCMVMDLGLEDTSGYELLETMAASEKYAFPPVIVYTGRELGHEDEQRLRRYSKSIIIKGAKSPERLLDEVALFLHQVEAHLPPEQRRLLEQTRSREAAFEGRRILLVEDDVRNIFVLSQILEPRGAKLEVARNGQEALDALERMRDVELVLMDIMMPVMDGLTAMREIRKRPEHARLPIIALTAKAMSDDRQQCLDAGANDYIPKPIDVDKLLSLCRVWMR from the coding sequence GTGTCGCGCATCCGACGTGAAACCTCCCCCCTTCTCTACGTCGCCGCGGCCTTCATCACCGCGATCGTCGTCCTCATCGACGCGCTGACGCCGCTCGGCTTCGCCGAGTGGATCTTCTACGTCGCGCCGCTCGTGCTCTGCCTCTTCGTCTGGCGGCCCTCGATCCCCCTCTATGCCGCGGCGGGCCTGAGCGTGCTGATGGTGCTCGGCTACTACCTGTCGCCGCCCGGGGCCTCGATCTTCATCGCGCGGGTCAACCGCGCCTTCGGCGGGCTCGTGCTGTGGGGCCTCGCGATCATCGTCCGCCAGTTCATCCTCGCGCGGCTCGAGGTCGCCAAGCAGGAATGGCTGCAAGTCGGGCTGACGAAGCTCGGCGAGCAGCTCCGCGGCGAGCACTCGCCCGGCGAGCTCGGCGAGCGGACGCTGCGATTCTTCGCCGAGTACATGGGCGCTCACGTGGGCGCGGTCTACGCGGGCGAGGGCGACACGTTCCAGCGCCTCGCGACCTGGGCGCTGCCGGCCGAGGGCGATCGCACGACGAGCCTGCGCCGCGGCGAGGGGCTCGCGGGACAAGCCGCGGCCGAGGGCAAGCTCGTCATCGTCGCCGACGTTCCCGAGGGCCACGTGAAGCTCTCCTCCACGACCGGCGAGTCGCGCCCCCGGCACCTCGCCCTCGCGCCCGTCACCACCGAGGGCCGCGTGAACGGCGTCATCGAGCTCGGCTTCACCCAGCGCCTCGGCGGGACGGATCGAGAGATGTTCGAGCGGCTCGCCGAGCCGATCGGCACCGCGCTGCGCTCGGCCCTCTACCGCAAGCGGCTCGAGCACCTGCTCGAGGAGACCAAGCGCCAGGCGGAGGAGCTGCAACTGCAGCAGGCCGAGCTCGAGCAGACGAACGCGCAGCTCGAGGAGCAGGCCGCGTCGCTCGAGGCGCAGAAAGAGGAGCTGATCGTCGCGCAGAAGACGCTCGAGGCGAGCTCGTCGGCGATCGCGCAGGCAAACCGCTACAAGAGCGAGTTCCTCGCCAACATGTCGCACGAGCTGCGCACGCCGCTGAACAGCGCGCTCATCCTCGCGCGCCTGCTCGCCGAGAACAAAAGCGGCAACCTGACCCCCGATCAGGTGCGCTACGCCGAGACCATCTACGGCGCCGGCAACGATCTGCTCGCGCTCATCAACGACGTGCTCGACCTGTCGAAGATCGAGGCGGGCAAGGTCGAGATCCACGCGCAGGCGCTCCCGATGGATCGCCTCGTCGAGCCGCTCCAGCGCATGTTCACGCCGATCGCCGAGCAGAAGAAGCTCGGCTTCCGCATCGAGGTCGACCCGAGCGCGCCCAAGGTCCTGACGACCGATCCGCAGCGCTTGCAGCAGATCCTCAAGAACCTCCTGTCGAACGCGCTGAAGTTCACCGAGAAGGGCGAGGTGGCGCTGCTCATCGGCTCCGAGCCGGGAGGACGCGCGGTCTTCGCCGTGAAGGACACCGGCATCGGCATCCCTCAACACCAGCAGCAGGTCATCTTCGAGGCGTTCCGCCAGGCCGACGGGACCACGAGCCGCAAGTACGGCGGGACGGGCCTCGGGCTGTCGATCTCGCGCGAGCTCGCCTCGCTGCTCGGCGGCGAGATCTCGGTGCAGAGCGAGCCCGATCGAGGCAGCACCTTCCGGCTGTCGATCCCCGCGGGGCTCGATCGAGGAAGCCGCGCCGCCCCGAGGCCCGCCGAGCTGCCGCCCTTGCCGCGCCCCCGCCCGCCCGAGCCCATCGCCGCGCCGATCGCCAAGCCCCCGAAGTCGGTGAAGCCTGCCTCGCCCGAGCCGACAAGGACCACGAACGGCCACCCGCAGGGCGCGAACGGGGGACGTCTGATCCTGGTCATCGAGGACGATCCTGCCTTCGCGCAGATCCTCCACGACCTGACGCGCGAGCTCGACTTCGAGTGCGTGCTCGCATCCTCCGCGGAGGAGGGGCTCGAACTCGCGCGCACGATCTCTCCGAGCGCGGTCCTGCTCGACGTGGGGCTGCCCGATGGCTCCGGGCTCGGCGTGCTGCAGCGCTTGAAGAGCGATCCGGCGACGCGCCCGATCCCCGTGCACGTGATCAGCGGCGCCGACTACGCGCAGACGGCGCTCACGCTCGGCGCCGTGGGCTACGCGCTCAAGCCCGTGCAGCGCGAGGAGCTGGTCGCCGCCATCCGCAAGCTCGAGGACCAGTTCACCCGCGAGGTTCGCCGCGTGCTCGTGGCCGAGGACGACCCGCGCCAGCGCGAGAGCATCCGGGCGCTGCTCGGCACGCAGAACGTCGAGATCGTCGACGTCGCCACCGCGCAAGAGGCCCTCGAGAAGCTGTCGAACGGCTCGTTCGACTGCATGGTGATGGACCTCGGCCTCGAGGACACCTCGGGCTACGAGCTGCTCGAGACGATGGCGGCGAGCGAGAAGTACGCCTTCCCGCCGGTCATCGTGTACACCGGCCGCGAGCTCGGACACGAGGACGAGCAGCGCCTGCGCCGCTACTCGAAGTCGATCATCATCAAGGGCGCCAAGTCGCCCGAGCGCCTGCTCGACGAGGTCGCGCTCTTTCTGCACCAGGTCGAGGCGCACCTGCCGCCCGAGCAGCGGCGCCTCCTCGAGCAGACCCGCAGCCGCGAGGCGGCGTTCGAGGGGCGGCGCATCCTCCTCGTCGAGGACGACGTGCGCAACATCTTCGTCCTGTCGCAGATCCTCGAGCCGCGCGGGGCGAAGCTCGAGGTCGCGCGCAACGGCCAGGAGGCGCTCGACGCGCTCGAGCGGATGCGCGACGTGGAGCTGGTCCTCATGGACATCATGATGCCGGTGATGGACGGGCTCACGGCGATGCGCGAGATCCGAAAGCGCCCCGAGCACGCGCGCCTGCCCATCATCGCCCTCACGGCCAAGGCGATGTCGGACGACAGGCAGCAATGCCTCGACGCCGGCGCGAACGACTACATCCCGAAGCCCATCGACGTCGACAAGCTCCTGTCCCTCTGCCGGGTGTGGATGCGATGA
- a CDS encoding RrF2 family transcriptional regulator, producing MKLSNKGRYGVRALFDIAFHNDGRPTQIREISEREMIPARFLEQIFQDLKKAGIIGAKRGPRGGYHLARPAAEITLGDVFRALEGPLVVVPAEDDASEGPCPDAAAAIFRDLAGSIEKCFDAISLADVVAKGAALGIRRRGRDRATYVI from the coding sequence GTGAAGCTGTCCAACAAGGGCCGCTACGGGGTGCGCGCGCTGTTCGACATCGCCTTCCACAACGACGGCCGCCCCACCCAGATCCGTGAGATCTCCGAGCGCGAGATGATCCCCGCGCGCTTCCTCGAGCAGATCTTTCAGGACCTCAAGAAGGCCGGCATCATCGGCGCCAAGCGCGGCCCGCGCGGCGGCTACCACCTCGCGCGCCCCGCCGCCGAGATCACGCTCGGCGACGTCTTTCGCGCCCTCGAAGGCCCCCTCGTGGTCGTCCCCGCCGAGGACGACGCCTCCGAAGGCCCCTGCCCCGACGCCGCCGCCGCGATCTTCCGCGACCTCGCGGGCTCGATCGAGAAGTGCTTCGACGCCATCTCGCTCGCCGACGTCGTCGCCAAGGGAGCCGCCCTCGGCATCCGCCGTCGCGGTCGCGACCGGGCGACGTACGTCATCTAG
- a CDS encoding PLP-dependent cysteine synthase family protein, translating into MRGSLVRSRRLSSVTEAVGDTPLVRLERVAREAPSVEVYAKLEFANPGGSVKDRAALRMITKAIESGELGGDKILVDSTSGNTGVAYSMFGAALGLRVALVMPSNVSKPRKDIARAFGTEIIFSDPMEGSDGAIRHVRELVAKDPERFYYPDQYSNPNNPLAHYHGTAVEILDAVGDRITHFVAGLGTSGTIMGTSRRLKEHTRPVRCVAVEPADPLHGLEGLKHLPSSLVPAIHDAAAYDETMRVTTEDGWDMTDRLAREEALHVGHSGGAAVFAAVEIAKRLHREQGGGCVVTIVPDRGDRYFAPMKWERRYVW; encoded by the coding sequence ATGAGGGGCTCGCTCGTCCGATCGCGCAGGCTCTCCTCGGTGACCGAGGCCGTCGGCGACACGCCGCTCGTGCGGCTCGAGCGCGTGGCCCGCGAGGCGCCGAGCGTCGAGGTGTACGCCAAGCTCGAGTTCGCCAACCCCGGCGGCTCGGTGAAGGATCGCGCTGCGCTGCGGATGATCACGAAGGCGATCGAGTCCGGCGAGCTCGGCGGCGACAAGATCCTCGTCGACTCGACGAGCGGCAACACGGGCGTGGCCTACTCGATGTTCGGCGCGGCGCTCGGCCTTCGCGTGGCGCTCGTCATGCCCTCGAACGTGAGCAAGCCGCGCAAGGACATCGCGCGCGCGTTCGGCACCGAGATCATCTTCAGCGATCCGATGGAGGGCTCGGACGGCGCGATCCGGCACGTGCGCGAGCTCGTCGCGAAGGACCCGGAGAGGTTCTACTACCCTGACCAGTACTCGAACCCGAACAACCCGCTCGCGCACTACCACGGCACGGCCGTCGAGATCCTCGACGCCGTGGGCGATCGCATCACGCACTTCGTGGCCGGGCTCGGCACGAGCGGGACGATCATGGGCACCTCGCGCCGGTTGAAGGAGCACACGCGCCCCGTCCGCTGCGTCGCGGTGGAGCCTGCCGATCCGCTGCACGGGCTCGAGGGGCTCAAGCACTTGCCGAGCTCGCTCGTGCCCGCGATCCACGACGCGGCGGCGTACGACGAGACGATGCGCGTGACGACCGAGGACGGCTGGGACATGACCGACCGGCTCGCGCGCGAGGAGGCGCTGCACGTGGGGCACTCGGGAGGCGCGGCGGTGTTCGCGGCCGTCGAGATCGCGAAGCGGCTGCACCGCGAGCAAGGCGGCGGCTGCGTGGTGACGATCGTGCCCGATCGCGGCGATCGCTACTTCGCTCCGATGAAGTGGGAGAGGCGCTACGTATGGTGA
- a CDS encoding hybrid sensor histidine kinase/response regulator translates to MTGTTTKILAVDDVDANLAALEALLARPGVELLKARSGTEALELLLVEDVALALVDVQMPEMDGFELAELMRGSPRTRHVPIIFLTAGPYDPSRLFQGYEAGAVDFLHKPLDPHALRSKVEVFTELKRQRAELSEHVELLRQALHLNATFTAVLGHDLRNPLGAIVVGAELIQRKTEEESLLKVAARIKSSAMRMARLIEQLLDLARARSGSRIPVHPVPLDLAELCGRAIGELESASGARLPAISSRGDTKGRWDEDRLMQVLSNLIGNAVRHGDPKQPIAVTVDGTSSAEIVIAISNGGVIPGELLPHIFEPFRSGQSVPPPGRKVRDREGLGLGLYIARQMVEAHGGTIRVRSSAESGTTFEVRLPREATAVESGEAGAAFSGG, encoded by the coding sequence ATGACCGGGACAACCACCAAGATCCTGGCAGTCGACGATGTGGATGCCAACCTGGCCGCTCTCGAGGCGTTGCTCGCGCGGCCGGGTGTCGAGCTGCTGAAGGCTCGCTCGGGGACCGAGGCGCTCGAGCTTCTGCTGGTGGAGGACGTCGCGCTCGCGCTGGTCGACGTGCAGATGCCGGAGATGGACGGCTTCGAGCTGGCGGAGCTGATGCGCGGCTCGCCCCGCACCCGGCACGTGCCGATCATCTTCCTCACGGCCGGCCCCTACGATCCATCGCGCCTGTTCCAGGGCTACGAGGCGGGCGCCGTCGACTTCCTCCACAAGCCGCTCGACCCGCACGCCTTGCGCAGCAAGGTGGAGGTGTTCACCGAGCTGAAGCGGCAGCGCGCGGAGCTGTCGGAGCACGTCGAGCTTCTGCGGCAGGCGCTGCACCTGAACGCGACGTTCACCGCCGTGCTCGGGCACGATCTGCGAAACCCGCTCGGCGCGATCGTGGTGGGGGCCGAGCTCATCCAGCGCAAGACCGAGGAGGAGTCGCTGCTGAAGGTGGCCGCGCGCATCAAGAGCAGCGCGATGCGGATGGCGCGCCTCATCGAGCAGCTCCTCGACCTGGCGCGCGCGCGGAGCGGCAGCCGGATCCCGGTGCACCCGGTGCCGCTCGACCTCGCCGAGCTGTGCGGGCGCGCGATAGGCGAGCTGGAGAGCGCCTCGGGCGCGAGGCTGCCGGCGATCTCGTCGCGGGGCGACACGAAGGGGCGATGGGACGAGGACCGGCTGATGCAGGTGCTCTCCAATCTGATCGGCAATGCCGTCCGTCACGGCGATCCGAAGCAGCCCATTGCGGTGACCGTCGACGGGACGAGCTCGGCCGAGATCGTGATCGCAATCAGCAATGGCGGCGTGATCCCCGGGGAGCTGTTACCGCACATCTTCGAGCCGTTCCGGAGCGGCCAGAGCGTGCCGCCCCCCGGCCGCAAAGTGCGCGACCGCGAGGGGCTCGGGCTCGGCCTGTACATCGCGCGCCAGATGGTCGAGGCGCACGGGGGCACGATCCGCGTGCGCTCGAGCGCCGAGAGCGGCACGACCTTCGAGGTGCGCCTGCCGCGCGAGGCGACCGCGGTGGAGAGCGGGGAGGCGGGGGCGGCATTTTCGGGGGGATGA
- a CDS encoding Mov34/MPN/PAD-1 family protein, producing MVTRELPWTRGGLRLTRAVIEAVEKDALRGYAADEEACGYLRGPALDPLVCDEHVAMPNVANKLHAIDPERYFRTARAFFAFNEKKFDDAVRASEAEGRPVKVLYHSHLDAGAYFSPTDAAVMSMGEPPAEEGGAITLGPGPAWPLAFLVTSVQKGVIAEHRLFVWDEGSKQFVPSELSVIDR from the coding sequence ATGGTGACCCGCGAGCTTCCCTGGACGCGCGGAGGCCTCCGCCTGACGCGCGCGGTGATCGAGGCCGTCGAGAAGGACGCGCTGCGCGGCTACGCAGCCGACGAGGAAGCCTGCGGATACCTCCGCGGCCCCGCTCTCGATCCGCTCGTCTGCGACGAGCACGTGGCCATGCCGAACGTCGCGAACAAGCTGCACGCGATCGATCCGGAGCGGTATTTCCGCACCGCGCGGGCGTTCTTCGCGTTCAACGAGAAGAAGTTCGACGACGCGGTGCGGGCGTCGGAGGCCGAGGGGCGGCCCGTGAAGGTGCTCTATCACTCGCACCTCGACGCGGGCGCGTACTTCAGCCCGACCGACGCGGCGGTGATGAGCATGGGCGAGCCGCCGGCCGAGGAAGGCGGAGCGATCACCCTGGGCCCGGGGCCGGCGTGGCCGCTCGCGTTCCTGGTGACGAGCGTGCAGAAGGGCGTGATCGCCGAGCACAGGTTGTTCGTTTGGGACGAGGGGTCGAAGCAGTTCGTCCCTTCCGAGCTGTCCGTCATCGATCGCTAG
- a CDS encoding NUDIX domain-containing protein, with amino-acid sequence MPREPIPTWTFAMVVVRRGDTFLLVHERSHGQTWYLPGGRVEPGEEIEGAAVRETLEEAGVHVALEGVLRVEHSPDRSGTARCRVFFVARPEGDPDPKSTPDEHSLEARWVTLDEAAKLPLRGPEVVEILHYVASGGAVYPLSVLTYEGARWTPRSPPK; translated from the coding sequence ATGCCGCGCGAGCCCATCCCTACCTGGACCTTCGCCATGGTCGTCGTCCGCCGCGGCGATACCTTCCTGCTCGTGCACGAGCGCTCGCACGGGCAGACCTGGTATTTGCCCGGAGGCCGCGTGGAGCCGGGCGAGGAGATCGAGGGGGCGGCCGTGCGCGAGACGCTCGAGGAGGCGGGCGTGCACGTCGCGCTCGAGGGCGTCTTGCGCGTCGAGCATTCCCCCGATCGCTCCGGCACGGCCCGCTGTCGCGTCTTCTTCGTCGCTCGCCCCGAGGGCGATCCGGATCCGAAGAGCACGCCCGACGAGCACTCGCTCGAGGCGCGCTGGGTGACGCTCGACGAGGCCGCGAAGCTGCCGTTGCGCGGCCCCGAGGTGGTGGAGATCCTGCACTATGTCGCGTCGGGCGGCGCCGTGTACCCGCTCTCGGTGCTCACGTACGAAGGCGCGCGCTGGACGCCTCGATCGCCGCCGAAATGA
- a CDS encoding CheR family methyltransferase, with protein MTEPPSDFDIELRLLLEAIYLKYCYDFRSYSVASLRRRVEQALEKFGCRTLSQLQDRVLHEPSVMPALLQYLTVPVSEMFRDPEYFLGLRREVIPRLLTYPSIRVWVAGCSTGEEVYSIAILLQEEGLLSRTTIYATDINPEALRAAEAGVYPIDRVAGFSESYRKSGGRGSLSDYYTAGYGAVVFDRALRARAAFSDHSLATDGVFAEVQLVSCRNVLIYFDRDLQDRAVGLFRDALVRRGFLGLGNRESLRFSKHADAFTELLPEVRIYQRCS; from the coding sequence ATGACCGAGCCGCCCAGCGATTTCGACATCGAGCTGCGGCTCCTCCTCGAGGCCATTTACCTCAAGTATTGCTACGATTTCCGCTCGTACTCGGTCGCCTCGCTGCGCCGGCGCGTCGAGCAGGCCCTCGAGAAGTTCGGCTGCCGGACGCTCTCGCAGCTCCAGGACCGCGTGCTGCACGAGCCCTCGGTGATGCCGGCGCTCCTGCAATACCTCACCGTGCCGGTGAGCGAGATGTTCCGCGACCCGGAGTATTTCCTGGGATTGCGGCGCGAGGTGATCCCGCGCCTTTTGACCTATCCATCCATCCGGGTATGGGTCGCCGGGTGCAGCACGGGCGAGGAGGTGTATTCGATCGCCATCCTGCTGCAGGAGGAGGGGCTGCTCTCGCGCACCACCATCTACGCGACCGACATCAACCCCGAGGCGCTGCGGGCCGCGGAGGCCGGGGTTTATCCGATCGATCGCGTGGCCGGGTTCAGCGAGAGCTACCGCAAATCCGGGGGGCGAGGCTCGCTTTCGGACTATTACACCGCAGGCTACGGGGCCGTGGTCTTCGACCGAGCGCTGCGCGCGCGGGCGGCCTTCTCGGACCACAGCCTGGCCACCGACGGCGTCTTCGCCGAGGTGCAGCTCGTCTCCTGCCGCAACGTGCTCATCTATTTCGACCGCGATCTGCAGGATCGCGCCGTGGGGCTCTTCCGCGACGCGCTCGTCCGCCGCGGCTTCCTCGGCCTCGGCAACCGCGAGAGCCTGCGCTTCTCGAAGCACGCCGACGCCTTCACCGAGCTCTTGCCCGAGGTGCGCATCTATCAAAGGTGCTCTTGA
- the cysK gene encoding cysteine synthase A, with protein sequence MPSDKPHALPPLPSHPRVVSSVLDLIGDTALFELRRIDTGSPRGRVFAKAEQQNPGGSLKDRICLSMIEAAEASGALGPGGVVVEPTSGNTGIGLALVCAAKGYRCILTMPASMSLERRQLLEAYGAEVVLTEPEGQMEGAIARAREILETTPGAFMPGQFDNPENPRIHAETTARELLHAMAGERIDAFVAGVGTGGTVSGVGEIFKRRRPAPRIIAVEPDACATISRGERGPTKIQGLAAGFVPKNYHPAFVDEVRTVSERAAYDTKNELARTEGLLVGISAGAAVRIALDVARELGPDANVVTVLCDTGERYFSLDGFFT encoded by the coding sequence ATGCCGAGCGACAAACCTCACGCGCTGCCGCCCCTGCCCTCGCACCCCCGCGTCGTCTCGAGCGTGCTCGACCTCATCGGCGACACCGCGCTCTTCGAGCTTCGCCGCATCGACACGGGCTCGCCGCGCGGCCGCGTCTTCGCCAAGGCCGAGCAGCAGAACCCGGGCGGATCTCTCAAGGACCGCATCTGCCTGTCGATGATCGAGGCCGCGGAGGCGAGCGGCGCGCTCGGGCCGGGCGGCGTGGTCGTCGAGCCGACGAGCGGCAACACCGGCATCGGGCTCGCGCTCGTGTGCGCAGCCAAAGGCTACCGCTGCATCCTCACCATGCCCGCCAGCATGAGCCTCGAGCGCAGGCAGCTCCTCGAAGCCTACGGCGCCGAGGTCGTCCTCACCGAGCCCGAGGGGCAGATGGAGGGCGCCATCGCGCGCGCTCGCGAGATCCTCGAGACGACCCCGGGCGCGTTCATGCCCGGCCAGTTCGACAACCCGGAGAACCCTCGCATCCACGCCGAGACCACCGCCCGCGAGCTGCTCCACGCGATGGCCGGTGAGCGCATCGACGCCTTCGTCGCCGGCGTCGGCACCGGCGGAACCGTGAGCGGCGTCGGCGAGATCTTCAAGCGCCGAAGGCCCGCGCCCCGCATCATCGCCGTCGAGCCCGACGCCTGCGCGACCATCTCGCGCGGCGAGCGCGGACCCACCAAGATCCAGGGCCTCGCCGCGGGGTTCGTTCCCAAGAACTACCACCCGGCGTTCGTCGACGAGGTGCGCACCGTCTCCGAGCGCGCGGCGTACGACACCAAGAACGAGCTGGCGCGCACCGAGGGATTGCTCGTCGGCATCAGCGCGGGCGCCGCCGTCCGCATCGCGCTCGACGTGGCCCGCGAGCTCGGGCCCGACGCCAACGTGGTCACCGTCCTTTGCGACACCGGCGAGCGGTACTTCAGCCTCGACGGGTTCTTCACGTGA